A part of Thermotoga petrophila RKU-1 genomic DNA contains:
- a CDS encoding arabinan endo-1,5-alpha-L-arabinosidase: MRFLFLMITLTALTGYILADEQPTFRWAVVHDPSIIKVGNMYYVFGTHLQVAKSKDLMHWEQINTSAHDKNPIIPNINEELKETLSWARTRNDIWAPQVIQLSDGRYYMYYCASTFGSPRSAIGIAVSDDIEGPYKHYAVIVKSGQVYSVDGPSEDGTPYDSRKHPNALDPGVFYDKEGNLWMVYGSWFGGIYILKLDPNTGLPLPGQGYGKRLVGGNHSSMEGPYILYSPDTDYYYLFLSFGGLDYRGGYNIRVARSKNPNGPYYDPEGKSMENCMGSKTVISNYGAKLVGNFILSESNTIDFKAFGYVSPGHNSAYYDPETGKYFIFFHTRFPGRGETYQLRVHQLFLNEDGWFVMAPFPYGGETVSKLPNEEIVGEYQFINHGKEITDKIKQPVRIKLNSDGSITGAVEGRWERKEHYITLKIIEGNTTVIYKGVLLKQWHYSEKKWVTVFTALSNQGVSVWGIRVEE; encoded by the coding sequence ATGAGATTTCTTTTTCTGATGATTACGCTAACAGCATTGACAGGTTATATTCTCGCCGACGAACAACCCACCTTTCGATGGGCAGTAGTACATGATCCATCAATTATTAAGGTAGGAAACATGTATTACGTTTTTGGAACACATCTTCAAGTCGCAAAATCGAAAGATCTAATGCATTGGGAACAAATAAATACGAGTGCTCATGACAAGAACCCCATCATTCCTAATATAAATGAAGAGCTAAAGGAAACCCTGAGTTGGGCAAGGACTCGAAACGACATCTGGGCGCCTCAGGTTATCCAACTTTCCGATGGAAGATACTACATGTATTACTGCGCTTCCACCTTTGGTTCACCAAGATCTGCCATAGGAATCGCAGTCTCCGATGATATAGAAGGTCCGTATAAACATTACGCAGTTATTGTGAAATCCGGTCAGGTGTATTCTGTGGACGGTCCGAGTGAAGATGGGACACCATACGACTCCAGAAAACATCCCAATGCACTCGATCCTGGCGTTTTTTATGATAAAGAAGGGAATTTGTGGATGGTTTACGGGTCCTGGTTTGGAGGAATTTATATTTTAAAGCTCGATCCTAACACAGGCCTTCCCCTTCCTGGACAGGGTTATGGTAAAAGGTTAGTGGGTGGAAATCACAGTTCCATGGAGGGGCCATACATCCTTTACAGTCCTGATACAGATTATTACTATCTCTTTCTGAGTTTTGGGGGCCTTGATTACAGAGGAGGATACAACATCAGAGTTGCAAGATCCAAGAACCCAAACGGACCTTACTACGATCCCGAGGGAAAGAGTATGGAAAACTGTATGGGAAGTAAAACAGTGATATCAAATTATGGGGCAAAGTTAGTTGGTAATTTTATCTTGAGTGAGAGTAATACTATCGATTTCAAAGCTTTTGGATACGTATCTCCTGGACACAACTCTGCCTATTACGATCCAGAAACTGGGAAGTACTTCATCTTCTTCCACACGAGGTTCCCCGGTAGAGGAGAGACCTACCAGCTCAGGGTCCACCAGCTTTTCCTCAACGAAGATGGGTGGTTTGTTATGGCTCCATTCCCATATGGTGGCGAAACAGTCTCAAAATTGCCCAATGAAGAAATAGTAGGTGAATATCAGTTCATTAATCATGGGAAGGAGATAACCGATAAAATCAAACAGCCTGTGAGAATAAAACTAAACAGCGATGGAAGCATAACCGGAGCTGTCGAAGGAAGGTGGGAGAGAAAGGAACACTACATTACCTTGAAAATCATCGAAGGAAATACAACTGTTATTTACAAAGGAGTACTCCTGAAACAGTGGCATTATTCGGAGAAAAAATGGGTGACGGTGTTTACAGCTCTTTCCAACCAAGGAGTTTCTGTGTGGGGAATAAGAGTGGAAGAATGA
- a CDS encoding extracellular solute-binding protein, whose product MRKLLVFLVVLVLALPLIAKIQITFMTPLSGADGAYMDQIIQKFNETHPDIEIVHLVVGSSLEYKQKLATGISTKSAPQVLFIRKHDMPLFLDHFRTFTKEELQQWGIDIDDIYPSVLEGLVTKDGKYYGIPIDVWIFYMAYRKDNFKKAGLDPDLPLKEGPLNSEQFVNVLRALRKVTPEGSFPWCESPSWDWEFVHLLWQFGGDILTPDFKRPAFKEAGIKVLKFLQELQKEGLYPDQPIDAGPTFESGAGSILITGIWTINPWLDLLGNDFGYAPAPQLGTTKSVFGGSHVIAIPKVMVEDEKTFNAVMTWVKYLWDHAIEWYAAGQTPARKSIAESEEFKEKFPHLYVAAQQVSYVKTFQMFPYIAEILAEIVPYIEEVLINKSMTPEEAMEEAEMVAQEIIDDYWATVGE is encoded by the coding sequence ATGAGGAAGTTACTGGTATTTCTGGTAGTTCTTGTTTTAGCTCTTCCACTCATAGCCAAGATTCAAATTACGTTCATGACGCCACTCTCCGGTGCTGATGGAGCGTATATGGATCAGATCATTCAGAAGTTCAACGAAACACATCCTGATATTGAGATTGTTCATCTTGTCGTAGGAAGTTCTCTGGAATACAAACAAAAGCTTGCCACAGGTATTTCCACGAAATCTGCTCCCCAGGTTCTGTTTATTAGAAAACATGACATGCCGCTGTTTCTTGATCACTTCAGAACCTTCACAAAAGAAGAACTCCAACAGTGGGGTATCGATATCGATGATATTTATCCCTCTGTCCTTGAAGGACTTGTAACAAAAGACGGTAAGTATTATGGAATACCAATTGACGTCTGGATTTTCTACATGGCTTACAGGAAAGACAATTTCAAAAAAGCTGGTCTTGATCCAGACCTTCCATTGAAGGAAGGGCCACTCAACAGCGAACAGTTTGTAAACGTTCTGAGAGCTCTCAGAAAAGTCACACCAGAAGGTTCATTCCCATGGTGTGAGTCTCCAAGCTGGGATTGGGAATTTGTACATTTGCTGTGGCAGTTTGGTGGAGATATTCTGACACCTGACTTCAAGCGTCCTGCATTCAAAGAAGCTGGTATAAAAGTTCTCAAATTCCTCCAGGAACTTCAAAAAGAAGGATTGTATCCTGATCAACCTATCGATGCAGGGCCAACCTTTGAGTCTGGAGCAGGTTCTATCTTGATAACAGGTATCTGGACAATCAATCCATGGCTTGATCTGCTTGGAAATGACTTTGGTTACGCACCAGCTCCTCAGCTTGGAACAACAAAATCCGTGTTTGGTGGTTCACATGTGATCGCAATTCCAAAGGTCATGGTGGAAGATGAAAAGACCTTCAACGCCGTGATGACTTGGGTTAAGTATCTGTGGGATCACGCAATCGAATGGTATGCGGCTGGTCAGACACCCGCCAGGAAATCCATAGCTGAGAGCGAAGAATTTAAAGAAAAGTTCCCACATCTGTACGTCGCTGCTCAACAGGTATCTTATGTTAAAACCTTCCAGATGTTCCCGTACATAGCTGAGATCCTTGCCGAGATAGTGCCATACATTGAAGAAGTGCTTATCAATAAGAGCATGACGCCTGAGGAAGCAATGGAGGAAGCCGAAATGGTTGCTCAGGAAATAATTGATGATTACTGGGCAACAGTTGGAGAATGA